One segment of Coffea arabica cultivar ET-39 chromosome 7c, Coffea Arabica ET-39 HiFi, whole genome shotgun sequence DNA contains the following:
- the LOC140010242 gene encoding calcium-transporting ATPase 1, endoplasmic reticulum-type-like, producing MGKGGQDTVNREIPSPRAPNLAIFPAWAKEIEECEKYYETNRVSGLSSLDVIKKREIYGYNELEKPEGPSFWKLILDQFNDTLVRILLVAAVISFLLALNNGGGEGSDKSTAFVEPLVIFLILIINAIVGVWQENNAENALEALKEIQSENATVIRDNKKIHNLPAKELVPGDIVELKVGDKVPADMRVVELISSTLRVEQGSLTGESEAVNKTNKVVAVDSDIQGKRCMAFAGTTMVKGTCICLVTQTGTDTELGKVHTQIHVAAQFEEETPLKKKLNEFGEVLTEIIGLICVLVWIINIKYFFTWETVYGWPTNFKFSFEKCTYYFEIAVALAVAAIPEGLPAVITTCLALGTRKMAQKNALVRKLPSVETLGCTTVICSDKTGTLTTNQMAVVKLVAMGATPDCLRAFKVDGTTYNPSDGGIEDWPLDRMDANLQMMAKIAAVCNDAGVARVENKYFATGMPTEAALKVLVEKMGFSDEVGDLLCMSPGDVLRCCKQWNQNARRIATLEFDRDRKSMGVIVKSEQGKRSLLVKGAVENVLERSTSIQLLDGIVVKLEQNTKALILQALHKMSSNALRCLGFAYKDKLPDFATYDGDEDHPAHQLLLEPSNYSSIEIGLTFVGFVGLRDPPREEVFQAMKDCKAAGIRVMVITGDNKNTAEAICREIGVFAPEEDITQRSLTGKEFMEISDQKSHLRQSGGLLFSRAEPRHKQEIVRLLKEDGEVVAMTGDGVNDAPALKLADIGIAMGIAGTEVAKEASDMVLADDNFSSIVAAIGEGRSIYSNMKAFIRYMISSNIGEVASIFLTTALGVPEGLIPVQLLWVNLVTDGPPATALGFNPPDKKIMKKPPRHREDPLISTWTLVRYLVIGTYVGVATVGVMIIWYTHDSFLGIDLSGDGHKLVTYSQLAHWSQCSSWQNFTVSPFTSGSKVFRFDDNPCDYFKRGKVKASTLSLSVLVAIEMFNSLNALSEDTSLLVMPPWVNPWLILAMSISFSLHFIILYVPFLAHVFGIVPLSLNEWMLVLAVASPVILVDEALKFIGNCTRGVLARWPMKSFKLKLE from the exons ATGGGGAAAGGGGGACAAGACACTGTCAACAGAGAGATTCCAAGTCCAAGAGCTCCAAACCTCGCAATCTTTCCAGCATGGGCTaaagaaattgaagaatgtGAAAAGTACTATGAAACCAATAGAGTTTCTGGATTAAGCTCTCTGGATGTCATTAAAAAGAGAGAAATTTATGGGTACAACGAGCTGGAAAAGCCTGAGGGCCCGTCTTTCTGGAAATTGATCCTTGATCAATTCAATGACACTCTGGTGAGGATTCTTCTTGTGGCTGCAGTTATATCTTTTCTGCTGGCCCTCAACAACGGTGGTGGTGAAGGAAGTGACAAGTCAACCGCTTTTGTGGAGCCTCTAGTCATTTTCTTGATCCTGATTATCAATGCCATTGTTGGAGTCTGGCAAGAAAACAATGCTGAGAACGCCTTAGAAGCTTTGAAGGAAATCCAATCCGAGAACGCCACCGTTATTCGTGATAACAAGAAAATCCACAACTTGCCAGCCAAGGAGCTTGTCCCTGGAGACATAGTTGAGCTCAAAGTTGGTGATAAAGTGCCAGCAGATATGCGCGTTGTTGAACTGATTAGTTCCACTTTGAGGGTGGAGCAGGGTTCATTGACGGGTGAGAGTGAGGCTGTTAACAAGACTAACAAGGTGGTGGCTGTAGATTCCGACATCCAAGGGAAAAGATGCATGGCGTTTGCTGGAACAACAATGGTTAAAGGGACCTGCATTTGTTTGGTGACACAAACTGGCACGGACACAGAGCTAGGCAAAGTCCATACGCAAATTCATGTAGCTGCTCAGTTCGAGGAGGAAACGCCTCTGAAGAAGAAGCTGAACGAGTTTGGAGAGGTCTTGACAGAGATAATTGGGCTTATTTGTGTTTTGGTTTGGATCATCAACATTAAGTACTTCTTTACATGGGAAACCGTATATGGATGGCCAACAAATTTCAAGTTTTCTTTTGAGAAGTGCACCTACTATTTTGAAATTGCCGTGGCATTGGCTGTGGCTGCAATTCCAGAAGGTTTGCCAGCTGTTATCACTACGTGCTTGGCGCTTGGCACACGAAAGATGGCACAGAAGAATGCTCTTGTGAGGAAGCTGCCTAGTGTTGAGACTTTGGGATGCACTACTGTAATTTGCTCTGATAAGACTGGTACATTAACCACAAACCAGATGGCAGTGGTGAAGCTTGTAGCTATGGGCGCTACCCCTGATTGTCTTCGAGCTTTTAAAGTGGACGGGACAACCTATAATCCTTCTGATGGGGGAATTGAAGATTGGCCTCTTGATCGTATGGATGCTAATCTTCAAATGATGGCAAAGATAGCTGCTGTCTGCAATGATGCAGGGGTTGCCCGGGTGGAAAATAAGTATTTCGCAACCGGAATGCCAACTGAGGCAGCTTTAAAG GTTCTAGTTGAGAAAATGGGCTTTTCTGATGAAGTTGGTGACCTATTATGTATGAGTCCTGGTGATGTACTGC GCTGTTGCAAACAGTGGAATCAAAACGCACGTCGAATAGCCACTCTTGAGTTTGATCGTGATAGGAAGTCTATGGGTGTAATTGTGAAATCTGAACAGGGGAAGAGGTCGTTGCTTGTTAAG GGGGCAGTAGAAAATGTGTTGGAGAGAAGCACCTCAATCCAGTTACTTGATGGTATTGTAGTAAAACTGGAGCAGAATACCAAGGCTCTGATTCTGCAAGCTCTCCATAAAATGTCCTCGAATGCCTTGCGGTGTCTTGGTTTTGCATACAAAGATAAGCTCCCTGATTTTGCAACTTATGATGGAGACGAAGATCATCCAGCTCATCAGCTGTTACTTGAACCATCCAACTACTCATCAATTGAGATTGGACTCACTTTTGTTGGATTTGTAGGGCTAAGG GATCCCCCAAGGGAAGAAGTTTTCCAGGCCATGAAGGACTGCAAAGCTGCAGGAATCCGAGTGATGGTTATAACTGGGGACAACAAGAATACTGCAGAAGCTATATGTCGTGAAATAGGTGTATTTGCACCTGAGGAGGATATTACTCAGAGAAGCTTGACAGGGAAAGAGTTCATGGAGATTTCTGATCAGAAATCTCATCTGAGACAAAGTGGAGGGCTTCTATTTTCCAGAGCTGAACCACGACATAAACAAGAGATTGTGAGATTGCTTAAAGAAGATGGGGAAGTGGTTGCCATGACAGGAGATGGAGTAAATGACGCACCCGCTCTCAAACTTGCTGATATTGGTATCGCAATGGGAATTGCTGGCACAGAG GTTGCCAAGGAAGCTTCTGACATGGTGCTAGCAGATGACAACTTTAGCTCAATAGTCGCTGCTATTGGTGAAGGAAGGTCAATATATAGCAATATGAAGGCCTTCATCAG ATACATGATCTCTTCAAATATTGGTGAAGTGGCGTCTATATTTCTAACCACAGCACTAGGAGTACCCGAAGGCCTCATCCCAGTACAACTCTTATGGGTCAACCTTGTAACAGATGGACCCCCTGCAACAGCTTTAGGATTCAATCCACCAGACAAGAAAATTATGAAGAAGCCACCCCGTCATCGGGAGGATCCACTCATAAGCACTTGGACTTTAGTCCGATACCTG GTTATTGGCACCTATGTTGGAGTAGCCACTGTCGGTGTTATGATCATTTGGTATACACACGATTCCTTCTTGGGCATTGACCTCAGTGGAGATGGCCACAAACTGGTTACCTATTCCCAGCTTGCTCACTGGAGCCAGTGCTCATCCTGGCAGAACTTTACAGTTTCACCTTTCACTTCTGGATCAAAAGTGTTTCGATTTGATGATAACCCGTGTGACTacttcaaacgcggaaaagtgAAAGCCTCTACGCTCTCCCTCTCTGTCTTGGTCGCCATAGAAATGTTTAACTCTCTTAATGCGCTCTCAGAAGATACTAGCCTATTGGTGATGCCCCCTTGGGTCAATCCTTGGCTCATTCTCGCCATGTCTATCTCATTCAGCTTGCATTTCATCATTCTTTATGTCCCCTTTTTGGCTCATGTTTTTGGCATAGTGCCTCTCAGCTTAAACGAGTGGATGTTAGTCTTGGCAGTTGCATCTCCAGTGATTTTAGTTGATGAGGCTCTAAAGTTTATTGGAAACTGCACAAGAGGAGTTCTAGCCCGCTGGCCAATGAAATCCTTCAAGCTGAAGTTAGAGTAA
- the LOC113699867 gene encoding dirigent protein 6-like, with protein MQKYIRIAFFLVAFPFILSQAKRMTPDKPCKHFTFYMHNIFLNGTNAANATAAAIVGHTTLGDKFFGEMTAFDNPITEDQSLLSTPIARAQGFILNDSKTTFSSLLAYSLVFNSTEHKGSINIMGADQRNEQTRDLSVVGGTGDFFMTRGIATFWTEYLDPHTYFRVRMDIKLYECY; from the coding sequence ATGCAGAAGTATATCCGCATTGCTTTCTTTCTTGTGGCATTTCCGTTCATTCTTAGTCAGGCTAAGAGAATGACACCCGATAAACCATGCAAGCATTTCACATTCTATATGCACAACATCTTTCTTAATGGAACAAACGCTGCAAATGCTACCGCTGCTGCAATTGTTGGCCATACTACACTGGGAGACAAATTTTTTGGAGAGATGACTGCGTTCGACAATCCCATCACCGAGGACCAGAGTCTTCTATCCACACCAATTGCACGAGCACAAGGGTTTATATTGAATGACAGTAAGACCACCTTTTCTTCTTTGCTTGCCTACAGTTTGGTGTTTAACTCTACCGAGCACAAGGGTAGCATCAACATTATGGGCGCAGATCAGAGGAATGAGCAGACGAGAGATCTGTCGGTGGTGGGTGGCACAGGAGACTTCTTCATGACCAGAGGCATTGCAACATTTTGGACCGAATATTTGGATCCTCATACATATTTCCGTGTCCGAATGGACATCAAGTTGTATGAATGCTACTAA